A stretch of DNA from Dehalobacterium formicoaceticum:
AAAGAAGGTTCCGAATTTCCCCCGGTCCCTCCTTCTTTCAAAGGCGTAAGACTGAGACCATCCCGAATATACAATCCCCCTGTTCCTTGCGGTCCCAAAAGGCCTTTATGTCCGGTAAAAGCCAGCAAATCTATGTCCATGGCCTGAACATCAATAGGGAAAGAGCCCGCTGTTTGGGCGGCATCTACCATCAATAAAACTCCCTTTTCCCGTGCCAATTTACCAATGGCATCAATGGGATGCAAAACCCCGGTCACATTTGAGGCGTGACTGAGTATAATCAGACGGGTATTTGATTGTATCGCTGCAGCTACCTGGTGGGGATCCAGTCCCAGTGAGATAGAAGTTGTCAGCTTGGTAACCTTAATCCCCTTTTCTTCCATTGTCGCTAAAGGGCGGGTCACAGAATTATGTTCTAAAGAACTGGTAATAACGTGATCTCCTGGATGTAAAATTCCTTTTAGTCCTAAGTTAAGCCCTTCTGTAGCGTTGCAAGTAAAAACCACACGTTCCGGATTGGGAATATTAAATAATTGAGCAACCAAGCTGCGGGTTTCCCAAACAATCTGTCCCGCCATCAATGACATATGATGGCCTGAACGGCTGGGATTGGCTCCTTTTTTTCGCAGGCATTGATCTACCGCCTGATACACAGCCTCCGGTTTAGGCCATGATGTTGCTGCATTGTCAAAATAAATCATTTTCTTAAACCACCTATATAATCTATATAATCTAAAATGGGAGAAGATCAGCCCTTAAGAAGATAGCTGATCAGAAACAAGAATTCTTTCGGGATGGGTATACACGTTCATGCGCTTATTTCTGGCGAAGCCAATGACAGTAATACCTAATTCTTCCGCCAAATTAATGGCCAATTCCGTAGGAGCAGACACCCCAATTAAAATCGGACAGCCCATTTTTCCGGTCTTGATTAAAATCTCGGATGAAATTCGTCCGCTGAAAACGATTGCTTTTTGAGTAAGATCAATCCCGTTAAGAAAAGCATGGCCATAAAGCTTATCTAATACGTTATGGCGTCCAATATCAAAGACATAGGAATCCAGTTGTCCGTGAGATGCGAAAGCACCGCTATGCACTCCCCCCGTTTGATGGAAGAGTTCTGAATTGCTTTCCAGAAGATTAATGTAGTGACTTACATCTCGCGAAGTAATCTTGAGGGCACTGGTGATCTCTTTCGTCAATCGGGCATCATTGGCAAAATAAAAGGAAGTCTTTCCTTTGCCGCAGCAGGAAGTAATATATCGCTTGAGGAACAATGTTTCCCCCAACACACTCCCCCCGGTTGTCTCCACCCACATGAGGCCCTTTTCCTGGTCTAATGAAGTTTTTACCAACTGATCCGGAGTTTGAATCATCCCTTCCGAGGAGAGAAAACCTGCGATCAGCTCTTTTTCCTGTCCGGGGGAACAAACCATGGTAGTAAATTCCTGGTCGTTGACATAGACTGTCAATGCTTTTTCCACCACAACCAATTCCCTTTCCGTTTTCTGGTCGGTGCCTTCAATCTTAATGACCGTTATTTCTACTGTTGCCCCAGGTGAATGATCTGCCATTTTATGAGCCCCCTATGCCATCCTAAATATAAAGAAAAAGGAAGTAACATTAACTTTCTGCAACTTCCTAAATATAATTTGTTTGATGATACCGGTTTAATGCTTACTTCCACAAGGACGGAAAAAGTTCCTGCCATCAGTTTAAAAAATAAGGTCACATCATCATAATCATTGTGTACAGTTATTTCTATTTCAATACATAATCTAAACCTGCGTCGAATCCCTTAGGTTAAAGATTGAGCAGAGGCCTCTGATCTTTGATCCCCAGATCCACTTGATGATGAAAACAACTAAATTCCCCGGTATGGCAGGCAACACCGGTTTGGTCCACCTTAATCAGCAAAGTATCGCCGTCACAATCATAAAACAATTCCTTGACCCGTTGAAAATGGCCGGAAGTTTCTCCTTTTTTCCATAGTTGCTGCCGGCTGCGGCTATAAAACCAGGTATATCCGGAGACAAAGGTTAAAAGGAGGGAGGATTGATTCATCCAGGCAACCATCAACACCTGGCCGGATTTTTCATCTTGAATAACCGCCGGGATCAATCCCCGGTCATCAAATTTTAAGAATTGTGTAAAGTCAGGTAAGGAAGGAATTTCTGCCGGACGCACATTAATGCCCTGCATCTGGAGAAAGGTTTTGGCTTCCTTAATACTAACCTCACCAAAATGGAAAATAGAAGCCGCCAAAACAGCACTGGATCCGCCGATGGTGAGACCATCTGCCAAATGGCGCAGATTGCCTGCCCCGCCTGAAGCAATGACAGGAATCTGCACTGCCTCGGAGACGGCTTTGACCAAAGGAAGATCATAGCCGTCTTTCGTTCCGTCCCGGTCCATACTGGTAAGGAGGATTTCCCCGGCTCCTAAAGCTTCCACCTTTTTTGCCCATGACAAGACATCCAGGCCTGTGGCCTCCCGACCGCCCTTAACATAAACCTCCCAGTGCCCCTCATCCTGCTGCCGGGCATCTATCGCCACCACAATACATTGGGAGCCGAATTGTTTCGCTCCTTCCTCGATGAGGGATGGGGTTTCTACCGCCGAGGTATTCAGGGAAATCTTATCTGCTCCGGCAGTAAGAATCTGTCTGATATCTTCGATGGTTCTTAGTCCTCCGCCCACGGTAAAGGGTATGGTCACCTCTTCTGCTGTACGTTTCACCAAATCTAACATAATATCCCGGCCTTCGGAAGAGGCTGTGATATCGAGAAAAATCAGTTCATCAGCACCGGATTGGTCATAAAACTGCGCCAATTCCACCGGATCTCCTGTATCCCGCAGATTAACGAAATTCGTTCCCTTGACTACCCTTCCCCCGGTCACGTCTAAACATGGAATAATCCGTTTTGCCAACATTATCCTTCCTCCCCTCTGCCGATTTTAATAGCTTCCTTCAGATCCACCTTGCCCGCATACAAAGCTTTGCCCATGATGACGCCTACAATCCCCGGCTCTTTCAGCTGCCGGATCTTTCTGATATCCTCGATGGTGGATACCCCTCCCGATACAATGACTTCTAAATCACAAGTTCGGGCTAATTCTGCCGAGGATGCCAGATTAGGTCCCTGCAAGGTCCCGTCTCTGCGGGTATCCGTGAATACCACCTGGGTGATCCCCAGGGATCGGATTTCATGGCCCAGCTCCAAATACGTTTTACCTACGGTTTCTGCCCAGCCTTCAATGGCTACCTGGCCGTTTTTACTGTCAATGCCCACCATGATTTGACCGCCATACTTCTCAACACTTTTTTGCACCAGGTCCAGATTGGAAATCGCTGCCGTGCCCAATATTACCCGGCTAACCCCCAGATCCAGAAGCTGATCAATGGAGTCCATGGTACGGATACCTCCACCCAGCTGAACAGGGATTTTAATACCTTGGACGATCTTTTTAATGACATCAAAATTTACCATTTGACCGGAAAAAGCTCCGTCCAAATCCACCACATGAAGCCTTTCGGCACCCGCTTGTTCAAAGGTTTGGGCCATGCCTGCCGGATCGTCGGAATAAATCGTTTCCTGATCAAGTCTTCCTTCAATTAATCGCACACACTTGCCACCTCTGAGATCAATGGCCGGAATGACTAACATTTTCCACCAACTCTCCAAAATTCTTTAATAATTTCATCCCCCATGCGCTGCTTTTTTCCGGATGGAACTGGATGCCAAAAACGCGATCCTCTCCCACCGCAGCCGGAAAATCTATGCCATAATGGGTGACACCGCCAATGAGAGATGAATTTGCCGGTATCACATAATAAGAATGAACAAAATAAAAATAGGTATCGGAAGGAATGTTTTTCAGAAGCGGATAATCCCCTGCTTTGCGCACTTGATTCCAACCCATATGAGGGACTTTCAATTGGTCCGGCAAATGATTAAATTTAACAACCCGGCCGGGAAAAAGACCCAAACCCTGATGAATCCCATGTTCTTCCCCTTCTTCAAAAAGCAATTGCATGCCCAGACAGATCCCTAATAAGGGCTTTCCGGCCTGAACAGCCTTTTTGATCTCGGGAAGAAATCCTCTTTCCCGCAAATTTTTCATCCCCGCTTCAAATGCTCCCACACCGGGGAGAATTATCCCATCCGCCTGGGAGAGTATCTCCGGGGTACTGCTGATCACTCCATCAAATCCGGTGCGAGCTATGCCTTTTTGGACACTGGCCAGGTTTCCCATTCCATAATCAATAATGACGATCATTAATTCATCTCCCTGTTTTTACAAGATGCCTTTGCTGGAGGGAATCCCTTTCTCCAGGTTATCCCGGGCTGCAGCTTGGCGCAAAGCCCGCGCCAATGCTTTAAAGATTCCTTCGATAATATGATGACTGTTCGATCCGGAAATCTGCCGCACATGAAGGGTGATCCCTCCGGAAAAGGCAAAGGCTCTTAAAAATTCCGGAACCAGCTCCGTATCAAAATTTCCCACCTTGTCCGGAAGAGGGGCCAGATCACATACCAGATACGGGCGCCCGCTCAGATCCAAACTAACCATTATCAAAGTCTCATCCATGGGAACAAAAAAAGTACCATACCTGTTAATCCCTGCTTTATCTCCTAAGGCTTCCCGGAAAGCCTGTCCCAACACCAAACCTAAATCTTCAATACTATGATGCTCATCCACGTCTAAATCTCCGGTCATTTCCAAGGTACAATCAAATAAGCTATGCCGGCAAAATAAGGTCATCATATGATCGAAAAAGCCGATGCCCGTGCTGCCTGTCAGCTTGCCCTCACCCTCTAACTGCAGCATCAATTTGATCTGGGTTTCCGCCGTATTTCTTTCTACCATTCCTTGCCGCATCATCATCAATCCTTCATCCTTACTTGCACTGCCTGGGCATGAGCGGTCAAACCTTCTTTTTCCGCCAGTCGGATAATATGTGCTCCGTCACTTTGCAGTTTTTCCTTGGTAAAATAAATGACGCTGGTTTTTTTCATAAAGGTATCTACCGTCACCGGAGAATAGAAGCGTGCCGTCCCCCCGGTGGGCAAAATATGATTCGGTCCTGCCCAATAATCTCCCACAGGTTCAGGTGCATATGCTCCCAAAAATACCGCTCCAGCATTTTTTACCAGTCCTAAAATCTCAAAAGGTTTCTCCACCATCAACTCCAGATGCTCCGGTGCTGCCAAATTGGCAATCTCCATGGATTCCTTTAAATCCGCGGTCAAGATAATCGCGCCATGATCATTGATGGATTTCTCCGCAATCTCCCGCCGGGAAAGAACCTGCAACTGTTTTTCCACTTCCTGCTGCACCTGAAGGGCTAGTTCCCCATCGGTGGTCACTAAAAGTGCTGTGGCCAGGACATCATGCTCTGCTTGGGAAAGGAGATCAGCGGCCAAAAATTCCGGTTTGGCCTTTTCATCAGCCACCACCAAAATCTCACTGGGTCCGGCCAGCATATCAATATCTACGGTGCCATAAACCATTTTTTTCGCGATGGTGACAAAGATATTGCCCGGCCCTGTGATCTTATCCACCTTTGGAATCGTATCGGTACCATAGGCTAATGCTGCAATCGCCTGAGCTCCCCCGATTTTATAAATTTTTTGGACGCCCGCTTCTTGAGCAGCCACCAAGGTATAAGGATTGAGGGTTCCGTCCTTACCCGGCGGGGTAACCATGATAATTTCTTCTACGCCGGCGACTTGAGCCGGGAGCACATTCATCATCACAGAAGAAGGATAGGATGCGGTACCTCCCGGCACATAAACCCCTACCCGTTCCAAAGGACGGTATATCTGTCCCGTGATGGAACCTTTTTCATCCGGCTCCATCCAGGAATGGGTGCGCTGCTTTTCGTGAAAACGACGGATCTGATCCATGGCCATCCGTAAAGAAAGAAGATAGTCCTCATCCACCTGGGCGTATGCAGCTTCGATCTCTGTTTTCTTAACTAAAAGATCATCCAGGGTCAGGGTGGGACAATCGAATTTTTGGGAATACTCAATTAAGGCTTGATCCCCCCGCACTTTTATGTTCTCCAGAATGTCTTCCACCAACCCACGGTAACCTTGATCTTCCACCTGTTTTTTCTCGATTAATTGGCTAAATTCCTTGCTGTTAGCATCGATTATTCTGATCACCAGACTCTGTCTCCTCCTTGGTTAATGCCCGCATTTTTTCAATTAGTTCCTGCATTCTTTCGTGTTTGATACGATAACTGACCCGATTGGCAATGAGACGGGCTGAGGCAGAAAAAATCTCTGCAATCGGCACCAAATCATTTTCCTTAAGGGTGGCACCACTGGACACAATATCGACAATCATTTCCGAAAGATTTACTTTTGGCGCCAATTCAATATTACCGTGCAGCTTAATGACTTCAACCTGGACGCCCTGGTCCCGCAAAAATACATCCGCGACACGGGGAAATTTCGTCGCAACCCGAGTATGATTGAAGTGAGAAAGGGAAACATGACCCTGTTCATCGGCCAATTCTTCAGCCCGTTTTTTGGGGATTGCTACCACAAAACGACAGGCTCCGAATTTAAGATCCACCAATTCAAAAACATCCTTATTGCTTTCCACCAGGGAGTCCTTACCCACAATCCCCAGATCTGCTGCACCATAATCTACATAGGTAGGGACGTCTGTAGGACGGCAAATAATATAATTGACATTCTCTTCCGGATATGCAAAGAAGAGTTTTCTGGAATCTGTCTCCAATGATTCCACAGGATAACCTGCTTTTTGCAAGAGCTCGATGGCATCTGTACCCAATTTTCCTTTGGGCAGAGCAATAGTTAAGGTATCTGCTTTTATTGTTTTATTTATTTCATGGGTTTCATTCATTATTTTAATTCCACCGCCTTTATAACTCAATCACTTCTTTGGCTTGGGGCAAAGTTTCCTTCTTGCTGAATGCCGTCCGCACCCTAAAACCACTCCGGCGCAATTCCTGAGCTTTTTTAATACCCGCTGCCCAATCTTGACAGATCACCAGATAGTCCAGGACATCGGAATCATGCTCCGTTTCCCCCAAGGCCAGCATCAAGCGTTCCAAGCCGATGGCAAAGCCTGTCGCCGGTGCCGGAGCACCATAATGGCTTAAAAGATCATCATACCTGCCCCCTCCTAAAATGGGTGCTCCCACTTTAGGACTATAACCTTCAAAAATAATACCACTATAGTAATCAAAATCCCGTACAATGCCAAAGTCAATAAAAACATGCTGCTCCACGCCGAAAACCTGGAGCAGACGATAAATTTCTGCCAGATTCTCCAAAGCAGCTTGAGATGTGGGGTTATTGGTGACCTTTGAGGCCTGATGAATGACGCTGATATCCCCTCTCAAAGTAGGTAAAAGTAAAATTACTTCTTTAATGTCCGATGCTGCCTGAACGCGGTTTAAGATAGTTTCTAATTTTACGTAATCTTTTTTCCATACTGCTTTGAGAACCTCCAGCTCATCCTCTTCATCCAGTTTTAACTGATCGATGATCCCTCGAAGAAAATCCCGGTGACCTAAACTGATTTGAAAATCAGCTAAGCCTGATTCCTTTAAGGTCTCCACCGCCAAGGCGATGACTTCGCCGTCCGCAGCTGCTCCCTTGGAGCCGATAAATTCCACGCCTCCTTGATAAAATTCCCGTTGCCGGCCCATTTGAATATTTTCATAGCGAAAAACCCGGGTGAGATAGAAAAACTTCAAGGGATAATCGGCCGGGGAAAAATGATTGGCCGTCATCCGGGCAATGGGTGTTGTCATATCCGTACGCAGGGCCAAAATTTGTCCTTCCCGGTCAACCAATTTGAAAAACTGATCTTCCGGGGTTTCCGCAGGACGTAAATTTTCATAGTACTCTAAAGCAGGAGTCGCCACTTCTTCATAGCCCCAGCTTAAAAATTTATTAATTAAACAGTTCTCCAGTTTCCTTTTGGCTCTGGCTTCTGCAGGGAGGAGATCTCTCATCCCTTTCGGCAATTGAAAGCTATTTTTCTCCTTCAAACCAATCTCTCCTTTATTACTTTAACGTGCTAAAGCATTAAAGTAATTCTAACATCCGTCTGCTGATACGTCAATCTTTTTTATGAGTTTTACGCAAATTTTATCATCAATCATTTTAATAATCAACGTTTTAGCGTCTCCTGGATTTCTAAAAAATCAAGGTGCTGAAGAAGTTCTAGCCGCAAGATACAAAAAGATATGTGTCTCTCATATTCTTATGGTAACTATTAACTCCTTTGGCACTAATATTCTTCTGGTGAAGGAAGTACATTCTTAAATTGCTCTAATTTCATATAATCTGTTTTTTGCAACCAATTAGTTAAAGTGGTTTTATTCCAATCTGTTAGATGACTTAATTGCCTCATCCGTGGTATATCCCATAAAGACTTAGAGGATGTTCCATCTATGTTTTTCAATATGTACTCCTCAAAGCTCTTTGTGTATTTAACTATATCGTCTTTTTCTTCTCCACGCACCCAATCTTCGTCCTTAAACAAACTTGCATATCTCGTTTTTTTATCTTTGATAACTAATGTAGGTGTAATTTTGATAGTTCCCATGCCTAATGGTTTTCCCATACCAATCTTATGATAGTGCTTTTCCGGAAAATTCAAGGCAAATAACAGTGCTCCTAACTCCACTCGTGACAAATTCTCAAACCGAATTTTTCCAGTAAAGCAGGTACCTTCTTTTACCGGTTTTATCTGGGTATGTTGGGTATCAGATTCCTTGATTTGGTCTTTTTTCTCAACCCAGTTATCATTGCTCCCATTTATATTCCGGTGCCAATACATTTTTAAGCCCCTTATCTGTGCTTCTTTGCTGTTCCAATGTACTAAAGATTTCAGTGGGGTATTAACACCTTGAGGCTGTTTCAGATAATGTTGAAAGGTAGTCGGTTTAGGTGATCCTAAGATTTTTGGCGATAATGTCCCCATCAACACATTTCTCTGACCTGGATTTAAAATAGCATCTTCAAAGAATACTCGTGAAGAAAATTGAGATTCCTTGCCAAAAATAGCTTCTGCAATATCAAATACATCTTCATTATTATGAGAGGAGGGTATTATTTCGCCAATTGTTCTTTTATAAGGTAAGCGGAACATGCCAGTATGACCAAAAGCTGTTATTTCTCCCTGTTCATCAGTGAGATAAAAGCAAGGAACACTACCACCATGTTTTTTAAGTTGATTAAGCAAATCTGCCCGTGGGTCACGATTAGCATCTTCCGTATAATTATATATCAGTTCCTCAGGGATTTGAGTGGGTTCAACATTTTCATCGGCTAAATTTATGATCCAATGCATATGCTTTTTGTCTCCAAGATTACCAGAAGATACCAAGCAACCTTTTTTTAATCCTTGTTCAGCATTAAGACTTACTCTGGTTACCTTTGCATACTTCAAATTATATGGAATTTCTTTGTTACGGCCTCTAAAATGTCGGTGTAAAGTTGGGGAAACAGCCTCAAAAAATATTTCTTTTAAACTAAACGGGTCACATGTAATCTGTGAATTTTCAAGCATTCTATTTCTGGTATTAAAATTAACACGATAGATTTGAGTATTATGAATAACCTTTGATGGTTTAATGAAATAGCTACTCTCGCTTTTTTCAAGAAAACCAGCTTTAATTTTTGGATAGAAAGAATCATTCTCATCCACCATTGAAGTACGGTAATCAAGCCCAAGCTTTGAGGTATCTGCGACAGCCCGGAAAAAGAAACGTTTTCTCCTATCCACTGGTCCTATTTTACTATAACTAATAATTTCCACAAGACTCCGAATCATGCCCCGCAGACTGCTTCCAGGAATTCTAATATTTCCACTCGGAGCAAAAAAATCAGGCTTATCGCATTTTGTTTCATCCTTGGATTCAATAAATTCATCCCTTGCCAATCCGCCTCTGATATACAAAGGAGTGATGGTTTCAACTTCTAAATTAATATGTCCCGATAACCTATCCTTACCTTTTCGAATGCACTCCTTAAGTTCGCCAGGAGAGGGAAATTCAGCTGTTACCACCTTTTCATTTAGGTCAACAAAATTGTATGGGGCTTTGGCTTCTCTCTTCTCCGTGTATTTGTACTCTTCCGAATAATTATTCTGCATTTTATTAAATGTGGAACTTTTATTATTAGATTTAAAAATTTTTTGAGTATTATCTTGATTTTTTACGATAGTATTTGGAGATAATTTTTTTGTTGAGATTGAACTATTATATTTTTTACCGTTATATTCGATTTCAGTAAGCTGACCTTTTTCAAGAGTATACTGAATTTCTTGATTATTCATATCCATAGTAACAGTAAACCAGGGTTTTATACCGATGGTTTTCCCATTTTGCATTTTAATATTTCCGATACATATACCTTTTTTACTTTTTAAAACAATAATTACTCCCTTTTCCATACCTATTCCCCCCTCTCATAATTGGCTATCTTTACAAAACGGCAGTCTACATACCCTGCCTGGCATCTGTTATTATAAGAAATATAATTTCTTGTGGTTAATGCAATGCGTTTTTTTCCGGTATTAACCGAACATGCGGAAATTGGGAGAGGTATGATTAATTCCGTACCTCTGTCTTCCTTTAGTTCCGTCCAGTAACCAACAGCGTTTGCCTTAGTTCCCCATAGTATCTGCTGTGCATCGACAACTTCCTGTTCTTCTCCGTCAGAAATATTATCTATCCTTAATCGCTTTTTAAATATATTTCCTTTACTCTTCCATAAATGGAGTTCCTGTTCTTGATTAAAAATACGCATTTTTAATAAATGTTTCGGCAGAAAGGTCTTTTCTTGGGGGAACTTTATTTTTCCATCAGTAATCATGCCAATTAAAACCTTATAGTGTAAATAAGTGACTACTAAAGACCCTTCCGGCATATTTAAGGCCTCAGCCTCAACAGCCTGATAATCGTCCAACACCAATTCACTGAGTACTGATTTAGTTTTTATCTCTTTAAAATTCAAACCCAATTCTTTACTATTCATGAGCACCCTCCTTCTGCCTGGCACTTTGCTGCCAAGGAGGTGACAAGTCCTTCCAGCATATCTGCAGCACCCCCAACTGATAAATTTCCATTAGGCGTTTCTGAAATCGCAATAATATTTTTATCCACCCTAATCTCCACACTAATACCTTGAAGCACCCCACGACCCACATTCTTTTCTCCCCCCAGGGGAAGATCCCCTGTCCAAAGGTCTTTCACAATCAAAAGAAGAAGTCCCGCTTCCCATTCCTCAAAATCCGGCACAAGCATTTCAATCGTTACCATCGCTTTCTTGTCGTCCCCCGGCCAAAGGGGCATGGTGTTAAACAAAGCTCCGGTTATAGTTCCCCCTGTAAAACGGTCTATCTTAATCCGATTTTGCACCATGGAAATTGTATTATTAATCTCCGTTTCCCGTACTATCAATCGGCTTTTCTGCTTTGTTTTACCTTTATTTTCAGAACATTCAGTATCGGCCCAACCAAAGAGAGATTTGGTCATTTTCTCCCCATTTCCCCCTAAAACATTTATAATTTCCAGAGCTCGATTTCTTACTGCCCCTTTTACTGAGGTGCCAGGTAATATAGTCTTACCTGCTGATGTAATATGAACAGCATCAGGTTCTTCCGGAGTTCCTGAATAAGATCTTATAATTAAGGAATTCTTTATCGAGAAGTGAGCTTTAATTTCCAATGATCGACCCTTTTTAGTAAACATATCGCTGGGTTTGATGGAAGTTTTTTTCACCTGCTCTAAATCTCTGTTTAGCCAAGCAAAGACATTTGCAACCTGTGTAAAATCATATTGGTACCAAGAGGTATCCACCAGCCGAAACCGGCCAAAGCCTTTCGTTGTCATTCTACCTAAAGTGATTTCCCCTTGTTCCATAGCCTCTGCCAACAGAGCTAAGATTTCCAAATATACTTCTTTATGTTCCCGATTGGCCTCGCGCAAAGTTATCTCCATCTTTAGATCAAAGGTAATTCCCGGTTCGACAACCTCATAGTCAAATTTGCATTTATCCTCTGCAATCCCCAGATAGCTATCCAGTTTTACTCCATCCCGTACCCGAATGATAGGATTTTCTTGAGGAGACAAGAACGAGTCTGAGATAGCAAGTGCACTTTGAAAGCAATTATCCTTATTTTGCCGATTCTCATATCCCCAGAACATATTTATTTGCTCTTGCTTTTCCTTATCTTGCATATTGGGCACAAAACTTTCGAAAAAGAAGTGCCGCATAACTCCTGTGAGAGAAGTAGCTGGAATATATGGTCTTCCCTGATGATCTTTTAAAACAGTAATATCCACCGAATTGCCTGTTTCTTCTGATCCAATAATAAGTGGGCTGTCCAAAATAAGTTTTCCTTGAAGGAGAATTTTCCCGATTATTGCCGCATTCTTCATTTACTCTCCCTCCTCTTATTCAATTTTCGCATGGTATTAAAGAATGATAACCAATATACACGGTATAAACGTTTTTGTAAATCTGGATTCTCCGGCCTAAAACTAAGCTCTTTAGTTAACTTTCCCAAATCACCTTCGATAGACAGGCGAAATGGCATTCCCCCGCTTTCCAATGCGTCCAGTAAAGTAATCCTTTTCTTTTTATTACGACAAGCCTTCAACTTATCTTTACCGATTTTTTTAATGTTCTTAATCATTTCCCGAAATTCTTCAGGACTGTCGGCGTTCTTCAACATTAACTCCAGTTTCCCTACCATGCTGCTGTTCAGAGATTTTCCGGCAGTATTATCAGAGCAATCAGCTGCATCCCTTAATCCCTGATCATTTACCTGTCTTTCCAAAACAG
This window harbors:
- a CDS encoding TIGR03986 family CRISPR-associated RAMP protein, producing the protein MEKGVIIVLKSKKGICIGNIKMQNGKTIGIKPWFTVTMDMNNQEIQYTLEKGQLTEIEYNGKKYNSSISTKKLSPNTIVKNQDNTQKIFKSNNKSSTFNKMQNNYSEEYKYTEKREAKAPYNFVDLNEKVVTAEFPSPGELKECIRKGKDRLSGHINLEVETITPLYIRGGLARDEFIESKDETKCDKPDFFAPSGNIRIPGSSLRGMIRSLVEIISYSKIGPVDRRKRFFFRAVADTSKLGLDYRTSMVDENDSFYPKIKAGFLEKSESSYFIKPSKVIHNTQIYRVNFNTRNRMLENSQITCDPFSLKEIFFEAVSPTLHRHFRGRNKEIPYNLKYAKVTRVSLNAEQGLKKGCLVSSGNLGDKKHMHWIINLADENVEPTQIPEELIYNYTEDANRDPRADLLNQLKKHGGSVPCFYLTDEQGEITAFGHTGMFRLPYKRTIGEIIPSSHNNEDVFDIAEAIFGKESQFSSRVFFEDAILNPGQRNVLMGTLSPKILGSPKPTTFQHYLKQPQGVNTPLKSLVHWNSKEAQIRGLKMYWHRNINGSNDNWVEKKDQIKESDTQHTQIKPVKEGTCFTGKIRFENLSRVELGALLFALNFPEKHYHKIGMGKPLGMGTIKITPTLVIKDKKTRYASLFKDEDWVRGEEKDDIVKYTKSFEEYILKNIDGTSSKSLWDIPRMRQLSHLTDWNKTTLTNWLQKTDYMKLEQFKNVLPSPEEY
- the csx19 gene encoding CRISPR-associated protein Csx19, which gives rise to MNSKELGLNFKEIKTKSVLSELVLDDYQAVEAEALNMPEGSLVVTYLHYKVLIGMITDGKIKFPQEKTFLPKHLLKMRIFNQEQELHLWKSKGNIFKKRLRIDNISDGEEQEVVDAQQILWGTKANAVGYWTELKEDRGTELIIPLPISACSVNTGKKRIALTTRNYISYNNRCQAGYVDCRFVKIANYERGE
- a CDS encoding RAMP superfamily CRISPR-associated protein → MKNAAIIGKILLQGKLILDSPLIIGSEETGNSVDITVLKDHQGRPYIPATSLTGVMRHFFFESFVPNMQDKEKQEQINMFWGYENRQNKDNCFQSALAISDSFLSPQENPIIRVRDGVKLDSYLGIAEDKCKFDYEVVEPGITFDLKMEITLREANREHKEVYLEILALLAEAMEQGEITLGRMTTKGFGRFRLVDTSWYQYDFTQVANVFAWLNRDLEQVKKTSIKPSDMFTKKGRSLEIKAHFSIKNSLIIRSYSGTPEEPDAVHITSAGKTILPGTSVKGAVRNRALEIINVLGGNGEKMTKSLFGWADTECSENKGKTKQKSRLIVRETEINNTISMVQNRIKIDRFTGGTITGALFNTMPLWPGDDKKAMVTIEMLVPDFEEWEAGLLLLIVKDLWTGDLPLGGEKNVGRGVLQGISVEIRVDKNIIAISETPNGNLSVGGAADMLEGLVTSLAAKCQAEGGCS